The following proteins are encoded in a genomic region of Cellulomonas sp. ES6:
- a CDS encoding carbohydrate ABC transporter permease encodes MASTGTTNTPVRQVPGLPEDAAGQGDRPIDPTGPAPSEVRGGGRTGRRIKRGVVLAALAVISLVFLYPFAWLLAASLKGRGQVFDNSLWPTTFHWDNYVRVFDELPLGSWMVNSIGIAVLAAVSVAVSSSLVAWGFAHFRFPLRGPLFGLVLATMMLPGAVTMIPIYLIWKELGFLGTWVPLFGANLFGSAFYIFLQRQFYLGLPRELFEAARIDGANQWRTYWRIAFPLSVPSFIIVLLFEFQASWNNLQAALIYLNAGSPDEFTAPLGIAYAMTKYSPTAGGQGDYQYVMVASLLVTLPMLALFAFGQRYFIEGVATQGRKG; translated from the coding sequence ATGGCCAGCACCGGCACCACGAACACGCCCGTCCGCCAGGTCCCCGGCCTCCCCGAGGACGCCGCCGGGCAGGGCGACCGCCCCATCGACCCGACCGGGCCCGCACCCAGCGAGGTCCGCGGCGGCGGCCGCACCGGCCGCCGGATCAAGCGCGGCGTGGTCCTCGCGGCGCTCGCGGTCATCTCCCTGGTGTTCCTGTACCCGTTCGCGTGGCTGCTCGCCGCCAGCCTCAAGGGCCGCGGGCAGGTGTTCGACAACTCGCTGTGGCCCACGACGTTCCACTGGGACAACTACGTCCGCGTCTTCGACGAGCTGCCGCTGGGCAGCTGGATGGTCAACAGCATCGGCATCGCGGTGCTGGCGGCCGTCAGCGTCGCCGTGTCGTCCTCGCTGGTCGCGTGGGGGTTCGCGCACTTCCGGTTCCCGCTGCGCGGCCCGCTGTTCGGCCTCGTGCTCGCCACGATGATGCTGCCCGGCGCCGTCACGATGATCCCGATCTACCTGATCTGGAAGGAGCTCGGGTTCCTCGGCACGTGGGTCCCGCTGTTCGGCGCGAACCTGTTCGGGTCGGCGTTCTACATCTTCCTGCAGCGGCAGTTCTACCTGGGCCTGCCGCGGGAGCTGTTCGAGGCCGCGCGCATCGACGGCGCGAACCAGTGGCGCACCTACTGGCGGATCGCGTTCCCGCTGTCCGTGCCGTCGTTCATCATCGTGCTGCTGTTCGAGTTCCAGGCGTCGTGGAACAACCTGCAGGCCGCGCTGATCTACCTCAACGCCGGCAGCCCGGACGAGTTCACGGCGCCGCTCGGCATCGCGTACGCGATGACGAAGTACTCGCCGACCGCCGGCGGGCAGGGCGACTACCAGTACGTGATGGTGGCGTCGCTGCTGGTCACGCTGCCGATGCTGGCGCTGTTCGCCTTCGGGCAGCGCTACTTCATCGAGGGCGTGGCGACGCAGGGCCGCAAGGGCTGA
- a CDS encoding sugar ABC transporter permease, whose product MTQLRADAAPVVARSPRAPRKRRDKVPYNKREALAGYLFISPWIVGFLIFTAGAMVYSLVISFSHYNLATNTARPAGFENYAQLFTDPRVATALGNTLFYAVLAVPLEILVALGLASLLNQAGRGAGFFRTVYYLPKMTPAVATAAVFFLLLNGNTGALNQFLRIFGIEGPQWLVDPAWIKPSIVLMTLWGVSGTMVIFLAALKNVPRELYEVAELDGAGVWQRFRNITLPMISSAIFFNVIVLSIAAFQVFDQAYLLFWRDQSNASPEASLFYAIYLFQQAFRQFNFGFAAAMAWLLFVIIMAITAIQMKFGNRFVYYEGGKD is encoded by the coding sequence ATGACGCAGCTCAGAGCCGACGCCGCCCCGGTGGTCGCGCGCTCGCCCCGGGCCCCGCGCAAGCGGCGGGACAAGGTGCCCTACAACAAGCGCGAGGCCCTGGCCGGCTACCTGTTCATCTCGCCGTGGATCGTCGGGTTCCTGATCTTCACGGCCGGGGCGATGGTCTACAGCCTCGTGATCTCGTTCAGCCACTACAACCTGGCCACCAACACGGCCCGCCCGGCGGGCTTCGAGAACTACGCGCAGCTGTTCACCGACCCGCGCGTGGCCACGGCGCTCGGCAACACGCTGTTCTACGCGGTGCTCGCCGTGCCGCTGGAGATCCTGGTGGCGCTGGGCCTCGCCTCGCTGCTCAACCAGGCCGGTCGCGGCGCCGGGTTCTTCCGCACCGTGTACTACCTGCCCAAGATGACGCCCGCCGTGGCGACCGCCGCCGTGTTCTTCCTGCTGCTGAACGGCAACACCGGGGCGCTGAACCAGTTCCTGCGGATCTTCGGCATCGAGGGGCCGCAGTGGCTCGTCGACCCGGCGTGGATCAAGCCGTCCATCGTGCTCATGACGCTGTGGGGCGTGTCGGGGACGATGGTGATCTTCCTGGCCGCCCTGAAGAACGTCCCCCGCGAGCTCTACGAGGTCGCGGAGCTCGACGGCGCCGGCGTCTGGCAGCGGTTCCGCAACATCACGCTGCCGATGATCTCGAGCGCCATCTTCTTCAACGTGATCGTGCTGTCGATCGCCGCGTTCCAGGTGTTCGACCAGGCGTACCTGCTGTTCTGGCGCGACCAGTCAAACGCCTCCCCTGAGGCCTCGCTGTTCTACGCGATCTACCTGTTCCAGCAGGCGTTCCGGCAGTTCAACTTCGGGTTCGCCGCCGCGATGGCCTGGCTGCTCTTCGTGATCATCATGGCGATCACGGCCATCCAGATGAAGTTCGGCAACCGGTTCGTCTACTACGAGGGGGGCAAGGACTGA
- a CDS encoding Sir2 family NAD-dependent protein deacetylase encodes MDDVVALLRGSRVTALTGAGLSTDSGIPDYRSPDSPPRNPMTYQQFVGDAAFRRHYWARNHVGWRYVHRTHPNAGHRALASMEAHGVVLGVITQNVDLLHEQAGSRRVIDLHGRYDRVVCLRCGRTVSRAELAERLEAANPGFAESVGAVGDVEIAPDADAVIERTAHFRVVDCWLPDPDGGDGPCGGMLKPDIVYFGETVPAPRVAEAYALVDEADALLVAGSSLTVQSGLRFVRHAAAAGKPVVILNRGATRGDPLATLTLDEGASEALTELAARL; translated from the coding sequence GTGGACGACGTGGTGGCGCTGCTGCGGGGCAGCCGGGTGACGGCGCTGACGGGCGCAGGGTTGTCGACGGACTCGGGGATCCCGGACTACCGGTCGCCGGACTCGCCGCCGCGCAACCCGATGACGTACCAGCAGTTCGTGGGGGACGCGGCGTTCCGGCGGCACTACTGGGCGCGCAACCACGTGGGCTGGCGGTACGTGCACCGGACGCACCCGAACGCGGGGCACCGCGCGCTGGCGTCGATGGAGGCGCACGGCGTGGTGCTGGGGGTGATCACGCAGAACGTGGACCTGCTGCACGAGCAGGCGGGGTCGCGGCGGGTGATCGACCTGCACGGCCGGTACGACCGGGTGGTGTGCCTGCGGTGCGGGCGCACGGTGTCGCGCGCGGAGCTGGCGGAGCGGCTCGAGGCGGCGAACCCGGGGTTCGCGGAGTCGGTCGGGGCCGTGGGGGACGTGGAGATCGCCCCGGACGCGGACGCGGTGATCGAGCGGACCGCGCACTTCCGGGTCGTGGACTGCTGGTTGCCGGACCCGGACGGGGGCGACGGGCCGTGCGGCGGGATGCTGAAGCCGGACATCGTGTACTTCGGGGAGACGGTGCCGGCGCCGCGGGTGGCCGAGGCGTACGCGCTGGTGGACGAGGCGGACGCGCTGCTGGTGGCGGGGTCGTCGCTGACGGTGCAGTCGGGGCTGCGGTTCGTGCGGCACGCGGCGGCCGCGGGCAAGCCGGTGGTGATCCTCAACCGGGGGGCGACGCGGGGCGACCCGCTGGCGACGCTGACGCTGGACGAGGGCGCGTCGGAAGCGCTGACGGAGCTCGCGGCGCGGCTCTGA
- a CDS encoding aldehyde dehydrogenase: MMMDMMKSMPAGTTGMDMTAMQPCIEACSAAAMAATMCADADAGESMGRCASMCASTADVATTTMRMMMRPAGYDMTVMSAMMQACVAMGEACAAECEMHASMSEHCRICAQACRAMVDACGSMMSSMA; the protein is encoded by the coding sequence ATGATGATGGACATGATGAAGTCGATGCCGGCGGGCACGACGGGGATGGACATGACCGCGATGCAGCCGTGCATCGAGGCGTGCTCGGCCGCCGCGATGGCGGCGACGATGTGTGCCGACGCCGACGCCGGGGAGAGCATGGGCCGGTGTGCGTCCATGTGCGCCAGCACCGCGGACGTGGCGACCACGACGATGCGGATGATGATGCGGCCGGCGGGCTACGACATGACCGTGATGTCGGCGATGATGCAGGCCTGCGTCGCGATGGGCGAGGCGTGCGCGGCGGAGTGCGAGATGCACGCGTCCATGTCGGAGCACTGCCGGATCTGCGCGCAGGCCTGCCGGGCGATGGTCGACGCGTGCGGCTCGATGATGTCCTCGATGGCCTGA
- a CDS encoding nuclease: protein MPQHTRVDVLPIQEVVASASPSAWRDGLVVEQGEAQVTVALLDGGLHALTTRATPQPGEPVAVHPVAGLLAVGGVWYAARPSV from the coding sequence GTGCCGCAGCACACCCGCGTCGACGTCCTCCCCATCCAGGAGGTCGTCGCCTCCGCCTCGCCCAGCGCCTGGCGCGACGGCCTCGTCGTCGAGCAGGGCGAGGCCCAGGTGACGGTCGCCCTGCTCGACGGCGGGCTGCACGCGCTCACGACGCGCGCGACGCCGCAGCCCGGGGAGCCGGTGGCGGTGCACCCGGTCGCCGGGCTGCTCGCGGTGGGCGGCGTCTGGTACGCCGCCCGCCCGTCGGTCTAG
- a CDS encoding DMT family transporter, with amino-acid sequence MPPATLATVLVAAVAHATWNLASTAKRGDTVLFVAAYTAGSAVLCLPLAALAATTGSQPVTWPLLGAAAVSATLHLAYSLTLQAGYDRADLGVVYPVARGTGPLLTTVLAVAVLGERPTRLAVVGALGILAGIAVVTGNPLRRTGADPVPGLAWGAATGTTIAAYTLWDAYTVTALGLAPVSYYAGTLLLQTVALAPGVIRRRRALPHTLRVDRAPVAAVAVLSPLAYVLVLTAMQTSPVALVAPLRESSIVIGALVAWLLTRDGGLVRRLLGAAVVLAGIVAISA; translated from the coding sequence ATGCCGCCCGCCACCCTCGCGACCGTCCTCGTCGCGGCGGTGGCGCACGCCACCTGGAACCTCGCCTCGACGGCCAAGCGGGGCGACACGGTCCTGTTCGTCGCCGCGTACACGGCGGGCTCCGCGGTCCTCTGCCTCCCGCTCGCGGCCCTGGCGGCGACGACCGGCTCGCAGCCGGTCACCTGGCCGCTGCTCGGCGCGGCCGCCGTCTCGGCCACCCTCCACCTGGCCTACTCGCTCACCCTCCAGGCCGGCTACGACCGCGCGGACCTCGGCGTCGTGTACCCGGTGGCCCGCGGCACCGGCCCGCTGCTGACCACCGTGCTCGCCGTCGCCGTGCTCGGGGAGCGCCCCACGCGCCTGGCCGTCGTCGGCGCCCTCGGGATCCTCGCCGGCATCGCCGTCGTCACCGGCAACCCCCTACGCCGCACCGGTGCCGACCCGGTCCCCGGCCTCGCGTGGGGCGCCGCGACCGGCACCACGATCGCCGCGTACACCCTCTGGGACGCCTACACGGTGACGGCGCTCGGCCTCGCCCCGGTCAGCTACTACGCCGGGACCCTGCTGCTCCAGACCGTCGCGCTGGCACCCGGCGTCATCCGGCGCCGGCGCGCCCTGCCGCACACGCTCCGCGTCGACCGCGCGCCCGTCGCCGCCGTCGCGGTCCTGTCACCCCTCGCCTACGTCCTCGTCCTCACCGCGATGCAGACCTCCCCCGTCGCGCTCGTCGCCCCGCTGCGCGAGTCGTCGATCGTCATCGGCGCGCTGGTCGCGTGGCTGCTCACGCGCGACGGCGGGCTCGTGCGCCGCCTGCTCGGGGCCGCGGTGGTGCTCGCCGGCATCGTCGCGATCAGCGCGTGA
- a CDS encoding MurR/RpiR family transcriptional regulator, producing MQRDGNGISGQGDPLRRWLGSVQARTAGLAASEAKVVELLLTDPLFVGRSTAAQVAGRAGVSAPSVVRAARAVGFAGFAELKLEIARARGTTEFFAPPRTLTSADTTRTIIDASVRTGVEALTALGGALDPAALDEAVSAVLRAGQLVAYGAGPSATVAADVVFRLRALSVRTAGITDHESAMIAARLLDAGDVAVAVSSTGRTETTVAVADAAATAGATVVAVTNQYGTPLTDVADIALVVGGAPLTTQMAAAGSRLAQLAAVDALATALALRDPDRVARTERAGVDLPDLT from the coding sequence ATGCAGCGCGACGGTAACGGCATTTCCGGCCAGGGCGACCCGCTGCGGCGCTGGCTCGGCTCGGTGCAGGCACGGACCGCCGGTCTGGCGGCGAGCGAGGCCAAGGTCGTCGAGCTGCTCCTCACGGACCCGCTGTTCGTCGGGCGGAGCACCGCCGCGCAGGTCGCGGGCCGCGCGGGGGTGTCCGCGCCGAGCGTGGTGCGCGCGGCCCGCGCCGTCGGCTTCGCCGGGTTCGCCGAGCTGAAGCTGGAGATCGCCCGCGCGCGGGGCACCACCGAGTTCTTCGCCCCGCCCCGCACGCTCACCAGCGCCGACACCACCCGCACCATCATCGACGCGAGCGTGCGCACCGGCGTCGAGGCGCTCACCGCCCTCGGCGGGGCCCTCGACCCCGCCGCGCTCGACGAGGCCGTCTCCGCGGTCCTGCGCGCCGGCCAGCTCGTGGCGTACGGCGCGGGCCCGTCGGCGACGGTCGCGGCCGACGTCGTGTTCCGGCTGCGCGCGCTCAGTGTGCGCACCGCGGGGATCACCGACCACGAGTCCGCGATGATCGCGGCCCGCCTGCTGGACGCCGGGGACGTCGCCGTCGCCGTCAGCTCGACGGGCCGCACCGAGACGACGGTCGCCGTCGCCGACGCCGCCGCGACCGCGGGCGCCACCGTCGTCGCGGTGACCAACCAGTACGGGACCCCGCTGACCGACGTCGCCGACATCGCGCTCGTCGTCGGCGGCGCCCCGCTCACCACCCAGATGGCGGCCGCCGGCAGCCGCCTCGCCCAGCTCGCCGCCGTCGACGCCCTCGCCACCGCGCTCGCGCTGCGCGACCCCGACCGGGTCGCGCGCACCGAGCGGGCCGGCGTCGACCTGCCCGACCTCACCTGA
- a CDS encoding oxidoreductase has translation MGADSGQAVERVAVVGPGAIGTAVAAVLHEAGRTPVLCGRTPRADLTLVDGERRVVVPGPVHTDPGAPAETVDVLLLAVKATQTAAAAPWLRRLCGPGTVVGVLQNGVEQVAAVRPHVPPGVEVVPAVVWFPAQAQADGTVRLRGEPRLTLPEGPGAQRVAAALRGTRCRVDLAADFADLAWRKLLQNAAAGIMALTGRRAGVFTRPDVADLTRAYLRECLAVARAEGATLGDDTPEAVLGGFQAAPADMSTSILTDREAGRPLEWDIRNGVVSRLGRVHGVPTPIGDTLATLLAATSDGPG, from the coding sequence ATGGGCGCAGACAGCGGGCAGGCGGTCGAGCGGGTCGCCGTCGTCGGGCCGGGGGCGATCGGGACGGCGGTGGCCGCCGTGCTGCACGAGGCGGGGCGGACGCCGGTGCTCTGCGGACGCACGCCCCGGGCGGACCTCACCCTGGTGGACGGCGAGCGGCGCGTGGTCGTCCCCGGACCCGTCCACACCGACCCCGGCGCCCCGGCGGAGACGGTCGACGTGCTGCTCCTGGCGGTCAAGGCGACCCAGACGGCCGCGGCGGCGCCGTGGCTGCGGCGCCTGTGCGGACCCGGGACGGTGGTGGGCGTGCTGCAGAACGGCGTCGAGCAGGTCGCCGCCGTGCGCCCGCACGTCCCGCCGGGCGTCGAGGTGGTGCCCGCGGTCGTCTGGTTCCCCGCGCAGGCGCAGGCCGACGGCACGGTCCGGCTGCGGGGCGAGCCCCGGCTGACGCTCCCGGAGGGGCCGGGGGCCCAGCGCGTCGCAGCCGCCCTGCGCGGCACGCGCTGCCGGGTGGACCTCGCGGCCGACTTCGCCGACCTGGCCTGGCGCAAGCTCCTGCAGAACGCCGCCGCCGGGATCATGGCGCTCACGGGCCGGCGCGCCGGCGTCTTCACGCGCCCGGACGTGGCCGACCTGACTCGCGCGTACCTGCGGGAGTGCCTCGCCGTCGCGCGCGCGGAGGGTGCGACGCTCGGCGACGACACCCCCGAGGCCGTCCTCGGCGGCTTCCAGGCCGCCCCGGCCGACATGAGCACCTCGATCCTCACCGACCGGGAGGCCGGGCGACCGCTCGAGTGGGACATCCGCAACGGCGTGGTCTCCCGCCTCGGCCGGGTGCACGGCGTCCCGACGCCGATCGGCGACACCCTCGCGACGCTCCTCGCGGCCACCAGCGACGGCCCGGGCTGA
- a CDS encoding helix-turn-helix transcriptional regulator yields the protein MSADDGTRRLGAYLRARRALVTPEQAGIPGGANRRVAGLRREEVALLAGISADYYLRLEQGRDRNPSAQVLDALARVLRLDDVEAAYLRDLAVPQPRSRPRRRPPERVPERLHHLLAALDVPAFVEGRAFDVLAANSLAAAFSPRLRPGENRLRSLLLDPEERAFHADWDAAVAGFLGAFRQSVGDDADDPRIIELVGELSLASARFRSLWARQDVRPLTGGTTVVHHPVVGELTLHRDKLPVEGVVLVVYYADAGSPSAERLRLLGALAAQDSGEVVSG from the coding sequence GTGAGCGCGGACGACGGCACCCGGCGGCTCGGCGCGTACCTGCGTGCCCGCCGCGCGCTCGTCACGCCCGAGCAGGCCGGCATCCCCGGCGGCGCGAACCGGCGGGTCGCCGGGCTGCGCCGCGAGGAGGTCGCGCTGCTCGCCGGCATCAGCGCCGACTACTACCTGCGGCTCGAGCAGGGCCGCGACCGCAACCCGTCCGCCCAGGTGCTCGACGCGCTGGCCCGGGTGCTGCGGCTCGACGACGTCGAGGCCGCGTACCTGCGGGACCTCGCCGTGCCGCAGCCCCGTTCCCGTCCCCGCCGCCGGCCGCCCGAGCGGGTGCCGGAGCGGCTGCACCACCTGCTCGCGGCGCTCGACGTGCCGGCGTTCGTCGAGGGCCGCGCGTTCGACGTCCTGGCCGCCAACTCGCTCGCCGCCGCGTTCTCGCCTCGGCTGCGACCGGGCGAGAACCGGCTCCGGTCCCTGCTGCTCGACCCCGAGGAGCGGGCCTTCCACGCCGACTGGGACGCCGCCGTCGCCGGGTTCCTGGGCGCGTTCCGCCAGAGCGTCGGGGACGACGCCGACGACCCGCGCATCATCGAGCTCGTCGGCGAGCTCTCGCTGGCGAGCGCCCGGTTCCGCTCCCTGTGGGCGCGCCAGGACGTGCGCCCGCTCACCGGCGGCACGACGGTCGTGCACCACCCCGTGGTCGGCGAGCTGACGCTGCACCGCGACAAGCTGCCGGTCGAGGGCGTGGTCCTGGTCGTCTACTACGCCGACGCGGGCAGCCCCAGCGCGGAGCGGCTGCGGCTGCTGGGGGCGCTCGCGGCGCAGGACTCCGGGGAGGTGGTGTCCGGGTGA
- a CDS encoding SDR family NAD(P)-dependent oxidoreductase: MDLSHRTALIVGGTSGIGLGLAHRLARLGSTVVVGGRRPEPVDGLESVQVDVTDPASVLRARDEVLAAHPDLDLVVTMSGVMLVEDLLDPAHIAAAESTVATNLLGTIRVLDAFTPHLVARGAGAFVTVTSGIAFLPFPAMPTYAASKAGVHAYTEALRVQLAGTGVEVTELVPPAVATAGQETVNPAALPLDAFLDEVLDLLGRTPTPDEVLVQGVRMHRWAERDGTYAELVARRSQALATMLGR; the protein is encoded by the coding sequence ATGGACCTCTCGCACCGCACCGCCCTGATCGTCGGCGGCACGTCCGGCATCGGGCTCGGCCTCGCCCACCGGCTGGCACGCCTGGGCAGCACCGTCGTCGTCGGGGGCCGCCGGCCCGAGCCCGTCGACGGCCTGGAGTCGGTGCAGGTCGACGTCACCGACCCCGCCTCGGTGCTGCGCGCCCGGGACGAGGTGCTCGCCGCCCACCCGGACCTGGACCTCGTGGTGACGATGTCCGGCGTGATGCTCGTCGAGGACCTGCTGGACCCCGCGCACATCGCCGCCGCCGAGTCGACGGTCGCCACCAACCTGCTCGGCACCATCCGCGTGCTCGACGCGTTCACGCCGCACCTCGTCGCCCGGGGCGCCGGGGCGTTCGTCACGGTGACCTCCGGCATCGCGTTCCTGCCGTTCCCGGCGATGCCGACCTACGCGGCGTCGAAGGCCGGCGTCCACGCCTACACCGAGGCGCTGCGCGTGCAGCTCGCCGGCACGGGGGTCGAGGTCACCGAGCTGGTGCCGCCCGCCGTCGCGACCGCCGGGCAGGAGACCGTGAACCCCGCGGCGCTGCCGCTCGACGCGTTCCTCGACGAGGTGCTGGACCTGCTCGGGCGGACGCCGACGCCCGACGAGGTCCTGGTGCAGGGCGTGCGGATGCACCGCTGGGCGGAGCGCGACGGCACCTACGCCGAGCTGGTGGCGCGGCGGTCGCAGGCGCTCGCGACGATGCTCGGGCGCTGA
- a CDS encoding septum formation family protein gives MTFPVHHLSRPAAVLAGAAALVLSVSACGVLGGADDAKRDSASGEITESAEASVFSLEVKDCLVMPSAGETMVESLQALPCDQPHDGQIYAEQTLTELPEQTELDAMAQEFCLAEFEPFVGAAYESSVLEVTFLYPTEQSWDQGDDALQCVAQHPSEMVTQSFEGSAL, from the coding sequence ATGACGTTCCCTGTGCACCACCTGTCCCGTCCCGCCGCCGTCCTCGCGGGCGCCGCAGCGCTCGTCCTGTCCGTCTCCGCCTGCGGCGTGCTGGGCGGCGCCGACGACGCCAAGCGCGACTCCGCGTCCGGTGAGATCACCGAGTCCGCCGAGGCCAGCGTCTTCTCGCTCGAGGTGAAGGACTGCCTCGTCATGCCGTCCGCGGGCGAGACGATGGTCGAGTCCCTCCAGGCGCTGCCGTGCGACCAGCCGCACGACGGCCAGATCTACGCCGAGCAGACGCTCACCGAGCTGCCGGAGCAGACCGAGCTGGACGCGATGGCCCAGGAGTTCTGCCTCGCGGAGTTCGAGCCGTTCGTCGGTGCGGCGTACGAGAGCTCGGTGCTCGAGGTGACGTTCCTGTACCCGACCGAGCAGAGCTGGGACCAGGGCGACGACGCGCTGCAGTGCGTGGCGCAGCACCCGTCCGAGATGGTGACGCAGTCGTTCGAGGGCTCCGCGCTCTGA
- a CDS encoding SdrD B-like domain-containing protein, whose protein sequence is MGARRTAAAAAVTAVLVGMTVAPALAAPAGSTTSVTMCHRTRSVTNPYRLITVSQSAVTGNNGAGSGNASGHGGHSGPVFDATPGYYTTHAKSWGDIIPPFGNYKGLNTTGPLPASPTCRGMAAQEFYDVQREAGVPRDEIIADLQEQGAAGDPTTTELAAFVYTGTDSTLTAEDQAATGTTPPSTDPSTDPDPSTDPDPSTDPDPSTDPDPSTDPDPSTDPDPSTDPDPSTDPDPSTDPDPDPDPSTDPDPSTDPDPSTDPDPSTDPDPSTDPDPSTDPDPSTDPDPSTDPDPSTDPDPSTDPDPGSGGGAPTPSTPQPSPSPTPTPTPTPKPTPSVPAPSAPVTGDQRITGTVWLDRDRDGAQSLPAEPGLAAVAVELYHVELAGGGGAGRVTSAAAPAVAGTLVARVTTSASGEFAFSSVAPGSYSVRVLYPESLAVTWDSEGAADASALVLVPERGEAQAQVGLAGDARADLRVTTPAGTPVDGTVLLWWAGPDGVFGTDDDLQVPVTAVGGRVLADGLPPGEYRVLSQDGAVVSGTVALSAAGGAAAVTLGAAPAAGPSLAETGAVLGTTLLAASYLVVGGLVLTVVARRRGRRA, encoded by the coding sequence ATGGGCGCACGACGCACGGCGGCTGCGGCCGCCGTCACCGCGGTGCTGGTGGGGATGACGGTCGCCCCGGCGCTCGCCGCTCCGGCCGGGAGCACCACGTCGGTGACCATGTGCCACCGGACGCGTTCGGTCACCAACCCCTACCGGCTCATCACGGTGTCGCAGTCCGCCGTCACGGGCAACAACGGCGCCGGCTCCGGCAACGCCAGCGGGCACGGCGGGCACAGCGGGCCCGTGTTCGACGCCACGCCCGGCTACTACACGACGCACGCCAAGAGCTGGGGCGACATCATCCCGCCCTTCGGCAACTACAAGGGCCTCAACACCACGGGCCCTCTCCCCGCGTCCCCGACCTGCCGGGGGATGGCCGCGCAGGAGTTCTACGACGTCCAGCGCGAGGCCGGCGTGCCGCGCGACGAGATCATCGCCGACCTCCAGGAGCAGGGCGCCGCGGGTGATCCCACGACGACGGAGCTCGCCGCGTTCGTGTACACCGGCACCGACTCGACGCTGACCGCGGAGGACCAGGCGGCGACCGGCACGACCCCGCCGAGCACGGACCCCTCGACGGATCCCGACCCGTCGACCGACCCGGACCCGAGCACGGACCCGGACCCGAGCACGGATCCGGACCCGTCGACCGACCCGGACCCGAGCACGGATCCGGACCCGAGTACTGACCCGGACCCGTCGACTGACCCAGACCCGTCCACGGATCCGGACCCGGACCCGGACCCGAGCACCGACCCGGACCCGAGCACCGATCCGGACCCGAGCACCGATCCGGACCCGAGCACCGATCCGGACCCGAGCACCGATCCGGACCCGAGCACCGATCCGGACCCGAGCACGGATCCGGACCCGAGCACTGACCCGGACCCGTCGACCGATCCCGACCCGTCCACGGATCCCGACCCGGGGTCCGGCGGCGGTGCGCCGACCCCGAGCACCCCGCAACCGTCACCGTCGCCCACGCCCACGCCCACGCCGACCCCGAAGCCGACCCCGTCGGTCCCCGCGCCGTCGGCCCCGGTGACGGGTGACCAGCGGATCACGGGCACCGTGTGGCTGGACCGTGACCGCGACGGGGCGCAGAGCCTCCCGGCCGAGCCGGGCCTCGCGGCGGTCGCCGTGGAGCTGTACCACGTCGAGCTCGCGGGCGGCGGTGGCGCGGGCCGCGTCACGTCCGCCGCGGCCCCGGCGGTCGCCGGCACCCTGGTGGCGCGGGTGACGACGTCGGCGTCGGGGGAGTTCGCGTTCTCGTCCGTCGCGCCGGGCTCGTACTCGGTGCGCGTCCTGTACCCGGAGTCGCTCGCGGTGACGTGGGACTCGGAGGGCGCGGCCGACGCGTCGGCACTCGTCCTCGTTCCGGAGCGCGGTGAGGCGCAGGCGCAGGTCGGGCTGGCCGGCGACGCCCGCGCGGACCTGCGCGTGACGACGCCGGCGGGCACGCCCGTCGACGGCACGGTGCTGCTCTGGTGGGCCGGCCCGGACGGCGTCTTCGGCACCGACGACGACCTGCAGGTCCCGGTGACGGCGGTCGGCGGCCGGGTGCTGGCCGACGGCCTGCCGCCGGGGGAGTACCGCGTGCTGTCGCAGGACGGCGCGGTGGTCTCCGGGACGGTCGCACTGTCGGCGGCCGGTGGCGCGGCGGCCGTGACGCTCGGCGCGGCGCCCGCGGCCGGGCCCTCGCTCGCGGAGACCGGCGCCGTGCTCGGGACCACGCTCCTGGCGGCGTCGTACCTGGTCGTCGGTGGGCTCGTGCTCACGGTCGTCGCACGTCGCCGGGGCCGCCGGGCCTGA